CGGTTAATCCACGGTTTTAATCCTTCTAATTTGATGATTCTAGCCGCCAGGCCTGCCATGGGAAAAACAGCCCTCGCCCTAAACATTGCAGAAAATGTGTGCTTCAAAAACAACCTGCCAGTCGGCATCTTCTCTTTAGAAATGACTGCAGACCAACTCATCCACAGAATGATTTGCTCGAAATCAGAAGTTGAGTCTCAAAAAATTTCTATGGGAAACCTTTCAGGAATAGACTTCCAAAGAATAGTTTCGGCCGTTAACGAGATGCAAACACATACGCTGTTAATAGATGATCAGCCTGGATTAAAAATTACAGATCTCAAAGCCAGAGCTCGAAGAATGAAAGAAAGCTACGACATTCAATTCCTTATCATCGACTATCTTCAGCTTCTCTCAGGGTCTACGCGAACGGTTGAAAGCCGGCAAAATGAAATATCCGAAATCTCGAGAACATTAAAAACTTTAGCTAGAGAACTAGATATACCAATACTGTGTCTATCTCAGCTCTCAAGAAAAGTAGAAGATAGGGCAAATCACCGCCCTATGATGAGCGATTTAAGGGAGAGCGGTAGTATAGAACAGGACTCCGATCTGGTTATGTTTCTATTACGTAGGGAGTATTATGACCCCCACGACAAACCAGGAACAGCTGAACTAATCATCGCAAAAAATCGTCATGGATCTATAGGCTCTGTTCCGCTAGTTTTCGAAAAAGAATTGGCTAGATTTCAAAATTATTCCGCATTGGAACCTTTAGCTTAGATCTTCTTGATTTTTATCTAGGAAACCCGTAATCTCTAGCTTTTTATAAGTCTGAAAAAACGAAACTCATGTCTTCTGTAAAGAAAAAACGAAAGTGTAAAATAGCCAAGCATAAGCGCAAGAAACGCAGACGAAGAGACCGGCATAAGAACAAGTAGGATTGGGGGTGTTCTATGTGGGCCTACCCGGTCGAGTACGATGTTATCGTTGTGGGAGGGGGACACGCTGGGTGTGAGGCCGCATATGTGGCCTCCAAAATGCGGGCCTCTGTCCTCTTGCTTACCTCAAATCTCGATACTATAGCTAAAATGAGCTGTAATCCGGCTATAGGGGGCATAGGGAAAGGACACATCGTTCGAGAGATAGATGCT
This sequence is a window from Chlamydiifrater volucris. Protein-coding genes within it:
- a CDS encoding AURKAIP1/COX24 domain-containing protein; translated protein: MSSVKKKRKCKIAKHKRKKRRRRDRHKNK
- the dnaB gene encoding replicative DNA helicase, yielding MTTTSSQPSSSKTFVAPNSKESEMMVLGCMLTDVNSLNMVANLLNSNDFYYLEHKIIFHVMQEAFRQDRSVDVHLVGEELKRQDKLNTVGGYSYLLALAEFSGTAAHVEEYAKLVKAKSVLRQIISTAKDIERKALEEPQDVSAALDEAQNAFFLISQKTSKHQYVLVSERLKGSSPSYPKPYLVELQEKQELFLKQQKDTSKPYQPITGIPTHFIDLDRLIHGFNPSNLMILAARPAMGKTALALNIAENVCFKNNLPVGIFSLEMTADQLIHRMICSKSEVESQKISMGNLSGIDFQRIVSAVNEMQTHTLLIDDQPGLKITDLKARARRMKESYDIQFLIIDYLQLLSGSTRTVESRQNEISEISRTLKTLARELDIPILCLSQLSRKVEDRANHRPMMSDLRESGSIEQDSDLVMFLLRREYYDPHDKPGTAELIIAKNRHGSIGSVPLVFEKELARFQNYSALEPLA